GGTGCTGGCCAGGCTGGTGCCGAAGAAGGCGCTGGCGTACTGCTTGGTCACCACCGTCTCGCCGGGGGCCGGGGCCAGGACCGGCGGGGCGGCGGCGAATGCGCTGCCCTGTTCGAAGACCCGCAGGGCGGGCACCTTGCGGGCGAAGAGACCGCCGTCCGCTCCGCCCGGGCTCAGTTGCACCCGGGTGTGGATCACCGGCACGCCGTGGCGGCGCGCGGCGTCGAGCAGTGTGGCGCAGGCCCGCAGGGCCGGCGGGTCGGTGTCGCCGGCGTAGAGCGGCGAGGCCGGGTCGAGGTAGGCGCGGACGAGGTCGACCAGGAGCAGGGCCCGGCGCGAGCCGCGACCCAGGTCGCCGCCGAAGCC
The genomic region above belongs to Micromonospora sp. WMMD1128 and contains:
- a CDS encoding isochorismatase family protein yields the protein MDDLQGDYRRAGFGGDLGRGSRRALLLVDLVRAYLDPASPLYAGDTDPPALRACATLLDAARRHGVPVIHTRVQLSPGGADGGLFARKVPALRVFEQGSAFAAAPPVLAPAPGETVVTKQYASAFFGTSLASTLRVLGVDALVVGGASTSGCVRASAVDALQHGFVPLVVAEACLDRDPRPHQAALFDLGAKYAEVLALDEAMALLGPGGM